The region aaatatatatattagtacaTTAGCCATTCATttattggaaaataaaaaaataacaataaatacagaaataaagagaaaaaaatgcacagtatatatatatatgattagctAGTACTGATGTGGAACTCATTAACAACCATTAACTATacaagtaattaatatataaaaattgatcCCAATTCTTTccttaaaaaaaagtgaaaaaaaagttAGGGTTTGCCTTTTCCTCTGCTCTTGTGTTATAAGTGAAGCAATACCGCAATGGAGACAAAGAAGTTGTTATGGACGATGGACCCTATTTACCTGTTAAAACTTCCTTAGTTATTAAGTCTTAGTTTTTATCACACTCATGcaattgtttatttaaatactaaCATATGTACTTAGTTAAGAAGTCACTGTTTGACTAGctattattaatgaaattaatgaaTATAACAATCAGATTACTTTGTCCTAGAGGAGGTTAATTATTAACTACCAATATTAATGATAGAAAAATACATGAGATaacagctatatatatatatattacacatcacttttgtttttgttttgaatatgcTTTTCCTCTATGCATTATATACGAGACACCTAATAATTCAATGATGCAAGAGAGTTAGGTCTAAGTCATGTTACTCCTTTACTATATAATGTGGATAAAAGCTTTAATTTCCTTAATTAAAGATGAGAACTTCCCTTAGAAGTATCCTATGATAAATCAACAAGAAATTAATCATGTAGATAAATCAcatagcattaaaataaaaaggagctcaagataataaataaacaaataaataaatgaaaattaaaatgaaagagatACTAATGAgcactaaaacaccaaaatgCGTAACTTTAAACATGAATCAGTGAAGGAGAAAGCAAAGCATGAGTAGGCACCAAATCACCATACAATGGCTTTACTAAAGAGACCTCCACATTACCAAAAAGTTCTAAATAATATAAGAGAGAGATAaagatagaaaaagaaagagagaaagtgaTGTATATCCTTATATAACCAAGAAACTCTCATAGCTCAAAGTTCATTGAAGTGATGATCTTCACTTAAATTCCCATCCCAATATGCCCTTCTAATCTCGTCCCAAAATACTCCCACAACATTCCCAAAATACACCTAttactatttttctttgtttcttttttttttttaattttcatgatgGATGACCCTATTTACATAGAGAAACTTCAAGCCATGAAGAGATACAGAAAGACAAGTACAACATCAATAGGACTCCTTTCAAAACTATTCCAATACTTTTTATCAGCTTTGGCAGTTGGCTTACTCCTCTCAAGACTATGTTCTTCTCTCATGTTCTTATTCTCAATGCCCAAGTACTTGTTCATAGTTTGCAATATTATCATAATCATCTTCCTCGCCGGAGATTCTAAGCTGTCGAAGGCTTCTCCGGCACCGGATATCTACGAAGAATATGTGAAGAGGAACCAGAGTGAGATGGGCAATGTGGTTGAGGACATGGATGAGGAGGATCAAGAGGATCATGAGAATCATGAGGAGATGGATAAAAGGTTTGATGAGTTCATTGCAAGAGTTATCATTCAAAGGAGGAATGAAGCAAGAATGCTACTTTTCAGTGAAGGAATGAACATCATGCAATGAAGTGAGTGAGAGATGTTTATATATAGCTTATGatagacttatatatatatatatatatatgggatgTTGTTAGGATTtgaatacatatacatgtaacaAGCTTGCATGGGTTTGGTTCTTTGTAAATATCAAAGTACTAAGCTTGTTTCTAGCTATAactaaaaaacaatattattgcAGGGTGTATATATTTAGGTGTAATATAGTActctaatatataaataataaaatctcaCACTAAAATTTGAGCCATCaaagaaacctaaacttaattAAGGTTTATTTGACGTCTCATACATATACATCAAAGCCTAAATATGACGTCTcatcatatttatttgatttatttgaatatatgaTGATAAAGCTAGCCCACTTCACATGCATGGTGTCTTAACTAATCAATATgtaaatctaataataataattttaccaatattattatttttttaattatttgtctcGCTATCTCACACGATGGTTGTAGTGATTGTcgacaaatataaaaaaaaatattcgataaatatctatatatttttcatcGATCAAATAGTATGATTAACATTTTGAGAGATGTTAACCCTgcagagtatatatataaataaaagaaatcccATATACTAGAGAAAATTAAGACCTCAagtaaaaaatatgttttttttctcccaaaaacAATATTAGATATCAACTGAGGACAAGCCATTGGTATCCTAATGCCATTGTCACCAGACAATGATAGGCAAGGTAGAAGGTTGAAACCCTGCTCGAAGTACTATAGCATTATTGTTAATCACTTTCATCCAAGTATTATTTAAATGGGTCTGGTGGGGTCTCCTGTTAAAAGTGTTATATCTCTTCCTTCTAAAATTGTATGGTAGAGGAAAATTATTAGCTCAGTTTGATTATTAAAAATCTCTGGATGTGCATGACAAGACTTTTATCTCTATATGACACATAGTCGGCTTAATAAAATTCTTAAGTGATCAATAAGCCATTGTAATTGGTGGCCCATTATACATCTCTGTCATTTGATAATCTCTTAATAACGCGGTGCTTGTCAcgtttgtaaaaataataataataaattattaatttgttttaatattatggTACTTTATCATTTTGCACGAATGCATgagtattttaatataaaagattTGTTTAATAGGTTTACAgaacatttataaaaatcattcatAATTTGCAAAGTAATCTAACAGCTTGTCCATATAAAAATTAACacgttttcaaaaaaaaaaataagacgtGTATTTCCTCTTCATGAACTACATGAATTTGatatcttcatatatatatttatatatatgattgccTCATGTTGTGAGGAATGTTTTACTAGTGTACATATGTACGAATGACAttcatgttaatttttattttaaaaatatttttctaaatatatagtGTCTTGAAATTAGACATAATAATAGGGATCGAATACCAATTAATTATGTCTTAGGATAATATTCAACGATATCAATTTTATAAGGAAATAAGTTTCTCAATGGCATGaaatttcttcaaaatcaaaataacgaAAATTGATTTAAGGGAAAATGAAGATTTTTTgaagtttaaatgataaataattaagtagaaaacttgaaaaattttaagtagaaagtaacaaaaaacaGACATTGATATTctactcttaattttttttatttaaatcaactATATTATATACATGGATTAGTAATGAATCACAACATATGGTACAGTCATGACCACTAGAATAACAGagaaaaaagtgaataataaaataaaaaaaacatagctcAAGTTAAATATTAACATCATATTTGGACAGAGAAAATTAagggatattaaaaaaatcattcctACTATATACATTGATTTGTATGATCATTTATTCCCATATTCTCCTCTTAAAATATTAGactattgataaaaaaatttaaacttataacaaaaaaaaacttatttcaaCTGATTGGCATATATCAATTTGGCTTAAATCATGCCAAAAACATGGTACTTCAGTAATTTGTTGCTCAATGGAGGAGATCACAAAAAATGATTCTTTGAGCTAAATTTGTGAAGTTATGTTTTATCATGCAAGATATATTCAATCCATATATTATCATCATGGATATAATAAATCTATATAAACCCTAACACATCCATTTCTCTTCCAAGAAGATGCATGAGCTAAGAAAGAATAGATCTCTCAGAAGAGAGAGTAATCTCTCTATACTTGTTCTTTTGTGTTGCATACTTAGTGTTGTCATTGGTGTCATACTAGGGAGGTTCATTTCTCTTACTCATGAAGAATCACCTCCTAAAACCATCACTCTCACATTCCATCAACAAAGCATGAAGAGCCACAACCCTGACAAGCTCAAGCTCTCCTTGATCCTCATCGTCGTCGTTGTCATTTTCTTATCATGGCAATGCGGCATTACCAAAGAATATGATGAAGGATCTATGAGCAAATGCAAGGTTTGtggagttgaagaagatgaactaGGGCATTACTAGCTTGAAggctttgtttttcttaagctCTTCCAAGTGTAGGTTAAtgcttcttatatatatatatatatattaatatgtttgtcatttgtgtgtgtatatatatatagtttgtgaAATAAGTGTTAAGGTTATGGAGTTTCATCTTTTGATCTTTTGAACTAATTAAGGTTGTTCTTGTTGTCGTTTATGTAGTTTGTATTAAATAAAGTGTTCCTAGGGGTCATGAAGCTCTTGTGTACATGGTAGTGAAATAAGTTTgggtattaaataaatttgcttgttcttgttcaattcCTACGACAACACACATACATCTTACGattaaaatcaatatattatcattattgctATTGTTGATGATGAAAATATACACATTGGTTctaattatgaagaaaaattgaatttaagaaaaacataagctAATTGAAGCCCATTGGAGCCTGAGAAAATGGTCATGAATCCCAAGTGGCTCGTTACTAATTGGGCCCACCCAACCAATTAGGGAACCAGGTTAGGTCAATCCATTAAAAAGGCAAACCATCGTTGTCCATTTCCCCCATTCCAATTtctcttcttattcttatttatttatttattttcatagttcttttttttattatttatttttttattaataggtgaggtataatgattttttttaaaaaaatctctctatcatgtaattataaaaaaataaacaatatatatatatacagaaataatattatcaggcaaaaattctaattcttgttttttttaatatattttcgtATTATATTATTGAGATATTTAATAGTTGACggttccaattttttttttaagtaaaatagaaattaattaattaaaataaataaataatactcaACCTTTCGGAGATCTCAAAGGACCCAACGATGCACTCAATGTTGGCCTTTCCCAAGTCCTCAAAATCCTCTTCGTTCATTCTAACGTTCTGAAAGGAAGGGTGAGGAGCAAGAGAGCAATGGCCCTTTCATGCCCGAAATGTCCCTCCTCTTCCTACTTTGCCCCCGGCCCTTCTCGCCATCACCGAAGCATGGCTTCTTCTTCGATTTCATCCATTCAATCTCCCGCAAGACGCTATTTTGTGAAGAGGAGCGCCTTCGGATCCGCCTGTAGCCGCCACTGGAACGTTGTTTACATGCGGGAAGGTCGATTTTTGCTTCTATTTTTAGccccttttttttctcatcaatCTGTTggctttgttgtttgtttgttgattttgattcaTTTTGTATCTGGGATTGTGAaaaagtttggttttttttggtgtttggttgtgtttttctttaatgatcTTTGAATATTGTAATTCACTAGTTATTGTTTCTCAATAGTTTTCCAGTTTTgcgtttttctttttgttaatttattgttttgtttgtgggtgtt is a window of Dioscorea cayenensis subsp. rotundata cultivar TDr96_F1 chromosome 5, TDr96_F1_v2_PseudoChromosome.rev07_lg8_w22 25.fasta, whole genome shotgun sequence DNA encoding:
- the LOC120262278 gene encoding uncharacterized protein LOC120262278, translating into MMDDPIYIEKLQAMKRYRKTSTTSIGLLSKLFQYFLSALAVGLLLSRLCSSLMFLFSMPKYLFIVCNIIIIIFLAGDSKLSKASPAPDIYEEYVKRNQSEMGNVVEDMDEEDQEDHENHEEMDKRFDEFIARVIIQRRNEARMLLFSEGMNIMQ